The nucleotide sequence ttttaatcaTGTTAACTATGTATGTATCGCGTATTAAAGATGAAATCTTGAACAGGGCGACTCGAACGGGGCTGGTGCTCAATGTTACTGGGGCTGGTGCTCATTGTAACTACAGGTAAATGCTCACAAAATCGTCATCTTTCTACACAATTATATTGACAATTTTGTTACTTCTTTTTTCTTTAAATAAACAAAAGGACTATTTGTCAAATCTTTTAAATAAATCTAACACTTTGGGGATAAAGCTACCACTTTAAAAGAGCATGCCACTTTAGTTTTGTATCAACATTCAACGCCAACATTCCACATATCATGCAACCAACtattcgggttcgggtcaaatcCGGGTCCATATACCATGAGATCAATATTAGTTCTCAAGCTACATTTGGtaattaatttgtttttttttttttttttttttttttttttgctgctgTTATGAAATCTATATTGCTGCTGACCTGTTGTTAATTAGAATTGcattaaaattaaaattcaatCTCCTTGATGAATGAGATGCTTAGTTCAGATTTTAATGACTCTATTACGATGTAATGTTATATAGAATCTGTTTGCTGCTGTTAAAATAGAAAATGGCTTATAATTAATAAAAGTTGCGACCGCAAAAACGGTCGCAATTTTTCAAAAAGGCAAGCAGTTGCAAAATGGTCGCAATTTGTAAAAGGCATGCGGTCGGAAAACGATCGCAGCTTGTAAAAGGTATGCGGTCGGAATACGGTCGCATCAAGACCGTCGCAACCAAAGTCCCACAAAACCAAGAGCAGTCGCAATATTTGTGACCATTATCAAAGTCGCAAAACCCCGGTCGCAAAAGATAGCAGCAGTCGCAAGTTAGTCGGAGTAGAGCAATTGCGACGGGTGTTTTTCCGATCGCAGTTCCGGTCGGAAAACGGTCGCAGCAGGGCAATTGCAACTGGTTTGCGACCAAATTTGCGATCCGAAAAacctagttttctagtagtgatgtGGATTCTATGAACCTAGACAGAGAGGCATTGGACTTACATTTGTGGTTATCTGTAGATCAGTCCACAGCCTATTAGGAGGACCTTGTCCATGCCTTGCAAAAGAATTTTAGTCCTGCTGAGTTTCAGAACCCAGACGGGTAGTGTTTGCTAAGCGATCCACACAAGTGTCCGATTGGCCGGATCATTGCTTGTTGAGGGTTGATTTTGAACGGTCTTAAGGACAAATTGAAGTCGAAGTTCGCATTCATAAAACTCGTAGCATATGACCAGACCACAGATTCTCATAAAGCTAACAACTAATTTGAGATCCAAGCAATCACGGGTCACCACGTGTCACTTGATATCGCATCCGTCTGCTTTTCTAGTCATTCCATAGTCTCATTGACTGGTTTCTTTTATATGGAGAAGAAGAAAGTGAATACATCCCAACAGAAATGAGATTATTTTCTGCATACTATAATACAGAAAGAGGAAACTTAATTTGTTTTTAACTAAAAGATGGTAGTTTGTAATACAATTAAATCATGTTTTGTTTCTTTTACTAAAAAGAGGTCAAGTTACATAAATATCACAAAGAAATTAATACAGTACAAGCCCAATGACATAAATACCAATAACTCAAATGTTGTTCAGTACACTAATTGacataaaaattttcaaaaaaaaaaaaaaaaaaaaaaaaaaaaaaaaaaaaaactaattgaCATAATACCTTATTAAGCCCGGATAAAGCTGATAAAATATAGTATATTTAGTGGTTAAAAACCATTTCACTGCGAGCCATTCGATCAGTACCAATAAGTGATAGCCTATCTTCATAAACATCTATATATCCAAATGCATCTGTGCCAGGAGGGCATTCTAGTGCTGCTTCAAGTACCCGATGATGTACCCCACATGAGTCAACACAGTGTCCACCTGTATGATCATGGCCAGCTAAGCAAACCTTCACACAATCATACCGATGAATCACATCCATAACTTCATCATAATTCCATAAAAGTGATTCTTCTAATGAAGCTCCAGGATCTAGGGGAATATGGCAGCATACAACTACTTTTTGATTGGATTTTGTTGCATCTTGGAGTGTTTTGTCTAGCCATTCCAACTGTTCTTTCCCAACTCCTCCATTGAATTTCACAAACCTTCTTTCAAGATCCACTAACCCATTCGGGCTATTCTTTTCCAAATTAGGATTTTTCTCGTTAAGTAAGTTTACCGCATCAATGGTGTGAGGATGATCATGAGGCCAACCAATTGCACTAATATCATAACCATCAAGAACAATAAATCTGTACTCTGGGATTGGAGAAAAGTCATAGTAAGCACGCTCAACATTAGGAAAAGTCATCAACGGGAGCAACTTGCTGCGGGGGAGATTGTAGAGGCAGTGATTGCCAATCATATGATACACACGCCCATTGAACTTATCAAATTCTTTAACTACTTTCGTGACAGCTTCTAAAGATTGGTCTTTGGGACAAAACCCATCAACAATGTCACCAAGATTCAGCGAAAAACTAATATTTTGGTGATTATTCCAATTTTGTACTGCCTTTTGCAACACTAGAATGCTGTTTCTGTAATATCTAGGAACACCATGAACCGAATGCCCGTCAGGAATGTCGGCATACTGCACATCTGTGATAACCCCAAACGAGAAAAGAGGTTGCTTCCCTTGTGGTACTAATCCATTTGGGTAGCCCATTATTCTTTAACTATTCTATaacaagaaaagaaaaaaacaaagcaCGGTTGTTAGTTAGTAGCAGTTACAGTTATGTTAATTTGTAATTACATTGCTGAATACTTGCATTGTAAAAGCACCTATATAGTGGTCATTAGTAAAGATTTACAGATCACCAGAAGCTACTGGACTGATACCACCATAATAACTGAAGAACCAAATTATATCCTAAGATTCATTATGTAATTCTAGAATCTAACAAGGTAATCATACAGACAGGTGAAAATAATAAATGTAAACTACAATAATCGGATGCTCAAACTTGAAAAAACTTACAATCGGACAGATACAGAAAGTGAAACAAGGAGAGGGATTTGCGTATCGACTATGAGAATCTGCAATGATCAAAATGATTTCTTCCGATGATACTGGAGGTTATAAATAATGAATTAACATATAGTTTTTGGTCCATGTGCCCTTTGGGTTTGAGCACATGTGCCCATGTGTTTGACAGCAAAATGCttgactaaaaatataattttatataatcaGAAACATGAAACATGTGTGtgctttctttaattttttttttttttgaacggcaaattttggatcactgacggaccactagagtatcattgtgccaccagcggaaccacccgatcatatccatctccactaggcataatgcctatacaccaattcaggaggaaacccaataaatatgggaaaaccctcttgtgggaatcgaacccaggacctattggtcccaaagccttatcccaccaccaagatgccactaggctataaagccatgggcaaATTAACCATGTTCTGAATAAATATCTTAACCAATTGGTAGGTCATTGCACACTTTAAGAAGTGAAGTAAGGGAGATGATCTGGTCTATAAAAATTAAAATGTAACCATGAGGTTACTGCTAGATGGAAGAGTGCATAGTTTACCCTTAAATTAACTTAAGGATCTTTTATTGTCGTAGGCTATCTTGATTCAATAGCAGGTGTGCTACATCTCGAATGAGCATAGAGAAATTATTGTGAGAAAAAAGGTATTTCATATTTCATAAGCTAAAGACAAGTATACACCATAAAGTCATCATCATTAGTCATGGATGAAACGTAAATCATGTACGGCTGTACCATTATTGTGTCAAGTTGACTTGTAACTTTAAAATGGGATCTCAAGAACAAAAAACTACCTCAGCATTAGGAGATCTGAGCATCAGAAATACGCATACCTTCACAAATGTCGTAAGCTTCTAATCATTTGAGCATCAGAACCAAGATCGCATTTAATATAGGTCAAACAGATTGAGCTTCAAAAGTCAATATACTGTCAATGGAGGTTCCTGCAGGTTTCCTACGGCCAGACCACAGATGCTCATAAAGTAACAACTTGTTCAAGATCCAAGCAATCACAGGTCGCCATGTGTCCCTTGATATTGCATCCGTCTGCTTTTCTGCTTTCTCCATAGTCTTATTGGCTGGGTTCTTCTATAAGATTGTTTTCTGCATACTTAAATACAGAAAAAGGAATCCTAATTTGGTTTTAACTAAAGATGGTTGTTTATAATACAATACAATTTAGTCATGCTTGTTTCTttaaatacaaaaagaagacatACTCTTTGTTCATATATGATGAACGGTGTTCTTAACCTACAAATGCAGTTACAAAAAAAATGTCTTGTTTACATTTCAAATGTCACAACGAATTGAATCAGTACAAACCCAATGACATGTATGCCAGTAACTCAAATGCCTTTCAGTACATTAATTCACATATATACCTATAAAGCTTGGATAAAGCAGATATAATCTAGTATATTTAGTGGTTAAAAACCATTTCACTGCTAGCCATTCGATCAGTACCAATAAGCGATAGCCTGTCTTCATAAACATCTATATATCCAAATGCATTCGTGCCAGGAGGACATTCCAGTGCTGCTTCAAGTACCCGATGATGTACCCCACAAGAGTCAAGAAAGTGTCCACCTTTATGAGCATGGCCAGCTAAGCAAACCTTCACA is from Helianthus annuus cultivar XRQ/B chromosome 9, HanXRQr2.0-SUNRISE, whole genome shotgun sequence and encodes:
- the LOC110879853 gene encoding manganese-dependent ADP-ribose/CDP-alcohol diphosphatase-like, giving the protein MGYPNGLVPQGKQPLFSFGVITDVQYADIPDGHSVHGVPRYYRNSILVLQKAVQNWNNHQNISFSLNLGDIVDGFCPKDQSLEAVTKVVKEFDKFNGRVYHMIGNHCLYNLPRSKLLPLMTFPNVERAYYDFSPIPEYRFIVLDGYDISAIGWPHDHPHTIDAVNLLNEKNPNLEKNSPNGLVDLERRFVKFNGGVGKEQLEWLDKTLQDATKSNQKVVVCCHIPLDPGASLEESLLWNYDEVMDVIHRYDCVKVCLAGHDHTGGHCVDSCGVHHRVLEAALECPPGTDAFGYIDVYEDRLSLIGTDRMARSEMVFNH